One segment of Panicum virgatum strain AP13 chromosome 3K, P.virgatum_v5, whole genome shotgun sequence DNA contains the following:
- the LOC120701067 gene encoding uncharacterized protein LOC120701067: protein MFRNKNRFLADGEVSVQKVDKIEHVYNLVRRPAVYTNPAAVTVVAKLLPADVAVSDQKMFRGPQGRRRKEPDSPGSFRDNGASEFSESSRRGMASQRNDVADAVAEDPEPLDSRRGGRAVGIDAAGAMGIDAPPELRKDRGKAGGRFPALVHVAIVLVGLVAGKLPAVAFTMFCFMFVRSARRSPPGGRGLARLFPDQA from the coding sequence ATGTTTCGCAACAAGAATCGTTTTCTTGCCGACGGTGAGGTGAGCGTGCAGAAGGTGGACAAGATTGAGCATGTCTACAACCTGGTTAGAAGACCTGCAGTGTACACCAACCCAGCGGCGGTGACGGTGGTGGCAAAGCTGCTGCCTGCTGATGTTGCTGTCTCTGACCAGAAGATGTTCAGGGGTCCGCAGGGGCGGAGGCGCAAGGAGCCGGATTCTCCGGGCTCTTTCCGCGACAACGGGGCGTCGGAATTCTCGGAATCTTCTCGCCGTGGCATGGCAAGCCAACGCAACGACGTCGCGGACGCCGTTGCCGAAGACCCGGAGCCTCTGGATTCTCGCCGCGGTGGCAGGGCCGTCGGGATCGATGCCGCCGGGGCGATGGGAATCGATGCGCCGCCTGAGCTCAGGAAGGACAGGGGCAAAGCAGGAGGCCGATTTCCTGCTCTCGTTCACGTCGCCATCGTGCTCGTCGGCCTGGTGGCCGGGAAGCTCCCGGCCGTGGCGTTCACGATGTTCTGCTTCATGTTCGTTAGATCAGCTCGGAGATCGCCTCCCGGTGGCCGCGGTCTGGCGAGGCTATTTCCCGATCAGGCCTGA